A window of the Arenibacter algicola genome harbors these coding sequences:
- the dgt gene encoding dGTP triphosphohydrolase, with product MNWEQLLSLKRSGDTHKRIRKEQDETRLGFEVDYDRVIFSAAFRSLQDKTQVIPLSKTDFVHTRLTHSLEVSVVGRSLGRIAGKKILEKHPHLREVHGFHFNDFGAIVAAAALAHDIGNPPFGHSGEKAIGEYFKTGRGKQFETMLTQKEYQDIIDFEGNANGYRLLTESRQGVEGGLRLSYATLGAFMKYPKESLPKKPTKHIADKKFGFFQQDVASFQEVATELGLESRGKGKDIGFCRHPLTFLVEAADDICYTIIDFEDGINLGLISEDYALEYLIKLVKDSINIKKYNNLVYMEDRLSYLRALAINTLISDAIAIFIENEDAILKGEFSVSLMDKSKFKAQIQDIITLSVQKIYRSQEVLEKEIAGYRIISDILDVYNTALIRNKEGNSSNYDRLMISTLPEAYRETKGSTYDILLNTCCYVASLSDSAAVHIHNKIMGKQL from the coding sequence ATGAATTGGGAACAGCTTTTATCCTTAAAGCGCTCTGGGGATACCCACAAAAGAATAAGAAAGGAACAGGATGAAACCCGATTGGGTTTTGAAGTGGATTACGACAGGGTGATATTTTCTGCAGCCTTTAGGAGCTTACAGGACAAGACTCAGGTAATACCCCTTTCCAAAACCGATTTTGTGCACACCCGTCTAACCCATAGTTTGGAGGTCTCGGTGGTAGGTAGAAGCCTTGGAAGGATAGCAGGGAAGAAAATTCTGGAAAAACATCCTCATTTGCGCGAAGTGCACGGCTTTCATTTTAATGATTTTGGAGCTATTGTAGCCGCCGCGGCCTTGGCACATGATATAGGCAACCCACCTTTTGGGCATAGCGGGGAAAAGGCCATTGGGGAATATTTTAAAACAGGCAGGGGCAAACAATTTGAAACAATGTTGACCCAAAAAGAATATCAGGACATCATAGATTTTGAAGGAAATGCCAATGGATATAGATTATTAACGGAATCCCGCCAGGGTGTTGAAGGTGGATTGCGACTTAGTTACGCCACTTTGGGCGCTTTTATGAAGTATCCAAAGGAATCCTTGCCCAAAAAACCGACCAAACATATTGCGGACAAGAAATTTGGGTTTTTCCAACAGGATGTGGCTTCTTTTCAGGAGGTGGCCACTGAACTTGGACTGGAATCAAGGGGAAAAGGCAAGGACATTGGTTTTTGCAGACACCCCCTAACTTTCCTAGTAGAGGCGGCTGATGATATCTGTTATACCATTATCGATTTTGAGGACGGAATCAATTTAGGGCTTATTTCAGAGGATTATGCCTTGGAATATCTAATAAAGTTGGTTAAGGACAGTATCAATATTAAAAAATATAATAATCTTGTCTATATGGAGGACCGTCTGAGCTATTTAAGGGCTTTGGCGATCAATACCTTGATATCCGATGCAATTGCTATTTTTATAGAAAATGAGGATGCTATTTTAAAGGGGGAATTTTCGGTTTCCTTGATGGATAAAAGCAAGTTCAAGGCCCAGATCCAAGACATTATTACATTAAGTGTACAGAAGATTTACAGGTCACAAGAAGTATTGGAAAAAGAAATAGCAGGGTACAGGATTATCTCGGACATTTTGGATGTATACAATACGGCATTGATCAGGAATAAGGAAGGGAACAGTTCCAATTATGACCGACTTATGATTTCTACTTTGCCCGAAGCCTATAGGGAAACCAAAGGTTCTACATACGACATACTTTTAAATACCTGCTGCTATGTTGCCAGCTTATCGGATAGTGCCGCAGTACATATCCATAATAAAATTATGGGGAAACAGCTTTAA
- a CDS encoding DUF3078 domain-containing protein — translation MYGKIFIIVLLFLNFNFLFSQDTIPAPQSPDSTQVDSMRVDSMRIDTIVIRTLQDKIKYIPRGADLTNPVVSFKRTKPLEEKYRRFRIPSFWEKENKLGFNFSEVAFVNWNAGGNNSISGLASAKFVRNYKFRYVQLNNNLDIRYGLNAQEGFKLRKSDDALRFSSTFAFRRDTISNWYYSASAEFRTQFSNGYKYPDRDKPISRFMAPGYALLGAGTSYIPEGKKFNLRLAPLTFKSTFVLDQTLANNGAFGVQRALIDTDGNIIKEGENVYLEFGFLVSNTWETMVYENVKLNHRLQLYSDYVKNFGNIDIDWEVNVDLTVNKYVKASIGTHVLYDHDIIFDEVKAADGTITTPGKRKVQFKQLLGVGLTYDF, via the coding sequence ATGTACGGTAAAATTTTCATTATTGTCCTTCTGTTCCTAAATTTTAATTTTTTATTCTCACAAGATACCATTCCTGCTCCACAATCCCCGGATTCCACCCAGGTAGATTCGATGCGTGTTGATTCCATGCGCATAGACACCATAGTAATACGGACCTTGCAGGACAAAATAAAGTACATTCCACGGGGGGCGGACCTGACCAATCCAGTTGTTTCATTTAAACGCACCAAGCCACTTGAAGAAAAATATAGACGTTTTAGAATTCCATCATTTTGGGAAAAGGAGAATAAACTTGGATTTAATTTTAGCGAGGTAGCTTTTGTAAACTGGAATGCGGGGGGTAACAATTCCATTTCAGGACTGGCCAGCGCCAAATTTGTACGAAATTATAAATTTAGATACGTTCAACTAAACAACAATTTGGACATACGATATGGTCTTAATGCCCAAGAAGGCTTTAAATTAAGAAAATCCGATGATGCATTGCGGTTTTCCTCCACCTTTGCGTTTAGAAGGGATACCATAAGTAATTGGTACTATTCCGCCAGCGCAGAATTTAGGACACAATTCTCCAATGGTTACAAATACCCTGATAGGGACAAACCCATTTCCAGATTTATGGCGCCTGGGTATGCCCTATTGGGTGCTGGTACCTCCTATATTCCCGAAGGCAAAAAATTTAACCTGCGTTTAGCCCCGCTTACCTTCAAATCTACCTTTGTGTTAGACCAAACCTTGGCCAACAACGGCGCCTTTGGGGTACAAAGAGCACTGATAGATACCGATGGCAACATCATAAAAGAGGGCGAAAATGTTTATCTGGAGTTTGGTTTTTTGGTGTCCAACACCTGGGAAACCATGGTTTATGAAAATGTGAAATTAAATCACAGGCTGCAATTATACTCGGATTATGTAAAGAATTTTGGAAACATAGATATTGACTGGGAAGTAAACGTGGACCTGACCGTAAACAAATATGTAAAGGCATCCATAGGTACCCATGTCCTATATGACCACGACATTATTTTCGACGAGGTAAAAGCTGCAGACGGTACCATTACAACCCCGGGAAAGCGTAAAGTACAATTTAAACAATTGCTGGGGGTTGGCTTAACATATGATTTTTAA